One stretch of bacterium DNA includes these proteins:
- a CDS encoding clostripain-related cysteine peptidase, protein MSPSGAEAQPQWTVLVCLDTRGGLTVAADGYQHRMAVVCRRSGVPLAVLRLEDEAGRPGRVTSRLLMLDKQGWREGGRRATDGAAEAIGRAATTALRLHPARYAMLLIVKHGGGVLDGDQGLGMDSGELGKTLAASVQERGQPLDVLGLDMCFSGALEKLWDLRQCARYISAAPGLVYSPGLRWDEALSRRGHDGPRAVAAEAARLGMTGGSREAALVSLETSRLTAVVEELRGVAAQWRAQMARDGHVVTLARSQAHTWGRRQELCDLGEFAAGLARHAPDESLQAGAVRLQEAVKSSIIGRWSGVTPTVESLSGVGIYFPRTVEAVPPAYERLTFAADSDWYGFLRAYWEWVASRVTGEAYPG, encoded by the coding sequence GTGTCTCCCTCCGGCGCCGAGGCGCAGCCACAATGGACGGTGCTGGTCTGCCTGGACACACGGGGCGGGTTGACGGTGGCGGCGGATGGGTATCAGCACCGTATGGCGGTCGTGTGTCGTCGGTCGGGTGTGCCGTTGGCGGTGCTGCGGCTGGAGGATGAGGCGGGGCGCCCGGGACGAGTGACGAGCCGCCTCCTGATGCTTGACAAGCAGGGCTGGCGTGAGGGCGGGCGACGCGCCACCGACGGGGCGGCGGAGGCGATCGGGCGAGCGGCAACGACCGCTCTCCGTCTGCATCCCGCGCGGTACGCCATGCTCCTTATCGTGAAGCATGGCGGGGGAGTTCTGGACGGCGACCAGGGCCTGGGGATGGACAGCGGCGAGCTGGGGAAGACACTGGCGGCCAGTGTGCAGGAGCGCGGGCAGCCGCTGGATGTGCTGGGACTGGACATGTGTTTCAGCGGCGCCCTTGAGAAGTTGTGGGACTTGCGGCAGTGCGCGCGGTACATCTCGGCCGCGCCAGGGCTCGTGTATAGCCCCGGCCTGAGGTGGGATGAGGCCCTGAGCAGACGCGGGCACGACGGGCCCCGGGCGGTGGCGGCTGAGGCGGCACGGCTGGGGATGACAGGGGGCAGCCGCGAGGCGGCGCTGGTGTCCCTGGAGACATCGAGGCTGACGGCGGTTGTGGAGGAGTTGCGGGGTGTGGCTGCCCAGTGGCGCGCACAGATGGCACGGGATGGGCATGTAGTCACCCTGGCCCGTAGCCAGGCGCACACGTGGGGGCGTCGCCAGGAGTTGTGCGATCTGGGTGAGTTTGCCGCGGGACTGGCGCGGCACGCGCCCGATGAGAGCCTGCAGGCCGGCGCCGTGAGACTGCAGGAAGCCGTGAAGTCAAGCATCATCGGGCGCTGGTCGGGCGTGACCCCGACAGTGGAGAGCCTCAGCGGCGTGGGTATCTACTTCCCGCGCACCGTGGAGGCGGTCCCACCCGCCTACGAGCGGCTGACGTTCGCCGCTGACAGCGATTGGTACGGGTTCTTGCGGGCATACTGGGAATGGGTCGCATCGCGGGTCACCGGGGAAGCCTACCCGGGGTAA